Proteins from a single region of Streptomyces sp. Tu 3180:
- a CDS encoding SGNH/GDSL hydrolase family protein, with product MKTVLRLALATALSTGALATTAPVTAAATAAEPLRYVALGDSYAAAPLVPPADPTGPACLRSLAGYPRIAAEALGAKLTDVSCSSATTRHLSAPQHPGTAPQYDALTPATDIVSVTIGGNDTGLFGEALGCVNVLPQPYGTSCAQENTAGGTDRVRARIDAWAPVFATVLDEIARRAPNAEVFVVGYGNYIRTGGCHPVQPFWKQDADYLQGAVNHLGTVLKQTAEEHGATFVDTYTPGIGHDICAAPADRYIEGLVPTRTAAPLHPNAAGSRAIGEALATAVRATPAG from the coding sequence TTGAAGACGGTCCTGCGCCTGGCCCTGGCCACCGCTCTGTCCACCGGTGCCCTGGCAACCACGGCACCGGTCACGGCTGCGGCGACCGCGGCCGAACCCTTGCGGTACGTCGCGCTCGGCGATTCCTACGCGGCCGCACCGCTGGTGCCGCCGGCCGACCCCACCGGCCCTGCGTGTCTGCGCTCCCTGGCCGGCTACCCGCGCATCGCGGCCGAGGCCCTCGGCGCGAAACTCACCGACGTCAGCTGCTCCTCCGCCACCACCAGGCACCTGAGTGCTCCTCAGCACCCGGGCACCGCACCCCAGTACGACGCGCTCACCCCCGCCACCGACATCGTCAGCGTCACCATCGGCGGCAACGACACCGGCCTCTTCGGCGAAGCGCTGGGCTGCGTCAACGTCCTGCCCCAGCCCTACGGCACCAGTTGCGCGCAGGAGAACACCGCCGGCGGCACCGACAGGGTCAGGGCCCGCATCGACGCCTGGGCACCGGTCTTCGCCACCGTCCTGGACGAGATCGCCCGGCGGGCGCCGAACGCCGAGGTCTTCGTCGTCGGCTACGGCAACTACATCCGCACCGGCGGCTGCCACCCCGTCCAGCCCTTCTGGAAGCAGGACGCCGACTACCTCCAAGGCGCGGTCAATCACCTCGGCACCGTCCTGAAGCAGACGGCCGAGGAGCACGGCGCCACCTTCGTCGACACCTACACCCCGGGCATCGGACACGACATCTGCGCCGCCCCCGCCGACCGCTACATCGAGGGCCTGGTGCCCACTCGTACGGCCGCGCCCCTGCACCCCAACGCTGCGGGGTCCCGGGCCATCGGCGAAGCCCTCGCCACGGCCGTCCGCGCGACGCCGGCAGGGTGA
- a CDS encoding glycosyltransferase: MRLLIVTVGSWGDVAPCIGLGVRLRTAGHTVALATHARFADAVRTQGLDFRPLPADPERLFGSADGQRLVRAASAPARLARTLRLGRVFLSRLGRGVLAAAQEGADVVLASALADPLCGPVTEALRLPRLGIYLQPVLPTGAFPPLALAGCRSLGPRGNRLAANALRSVTSHAFAPAVADLRRQLGLPGRPTGAAGRAPRSHTICHGFSPAVVPPPPDWPARARVCGYWWPVPPAGWRPDDRLTAFLSAGPAPVFVGLGSFVAADAARLSALITRALRKAGLRGIVQSGWTDLHVESEDVLTVSEVPHEWLFPRMAAVVHHGGAGTTAAGLRAGVPAVPVPGQLDAYFWAARLTALGSAPTHVPYRDLTASRLAEALRHAVDDPAYRIRSRGIADRLKAEDGAARVLTALHDVEA, encoded by the coding sequence GTGCGTCTACTGATCGTCACAGTGGGTTCCTGGGGTGATGTGGCTCCTTGCATCGGGCTGGGCGTACGGCTGCGGACAGCCGGGCACACGGTGGCACTGGCCACGCACGCCCGTTTCGCCGATGCGGTGCGTACCCAGGGGCTCGATTTCCGGCCGTTGCCCGCCGACCCGGAGCGCCTGTTCGGATCAGCGGACGGGCAGAGGCTGGTGCGTGCCGCGAGCGCCCCGGCGAGGCTGGCCAGGACGCTGCGGCTGGGACGCGTGTTCCTGTCCCGGTTGGGACGCGGAGTGCTGGCAGCGGCTCAGGAGGGGGCCGACGTGGTCCTGGCCTCCGCGCTCGCCGACCCGCTGTGCGGCCCCGTCACCGAAGCGCTGCGCCTGCCCCGTCTCGGCATCTATCTGCAGCCGGTCCTCCCGACCGGGGCGTTCCCGCCGCTCGCGCTGGCCGGTTGCCGCTCCCTGGGGCCGCGGGGCAACCGGCTGGCCGCGAACGCGCTGCGGTCGGTCACCAGTCACGCCTTCGCTCCGGCCGTGGCGGACCTGCGCCGTCAGCTGGGTCTTCCGGGACGGCCGACGGGCGCCGCCGGCCGGGCTCCGCGCAGCCACACGATCTGTCACGGGTTCAGTCCGGCGGTGGTGCCGCCACCCCCGGACTGGCCCGCCCGGGCACGTGTCTGCGGCTACTGGTGGCCCGTACCTCCCGCCGGGTGGCGGCCCGACGACCGGCTCACCGCCTTCCTGAGCGCCGGCCCGGCGCCGGTCTTCGTCGGGCTCGGCAGCTTCGTCGCCGCGGACGCCGCACGCCTGAGCGCGCTGATCACCCGCGCCCTGCGCAAGGCGGGACTGCGGGGCATCGTGCAGTCCGGCTGGACGGACCTGCACGTCGAGAGCGAGGACGTGCTGACCGTCTCCGAGGTTCCGCACGAATGGCTCTTCCCCCGCATGGCCGCCGTGGTGCATCACGGCGGCGCGGGCACCACGGCGGCCGGCCTGCGGGCGGGCGTACCCGCGGTTCCCGTGCCCGGCCAACTGGACGCGTACTTCTGGGCCGCCCGGCTCACCGCCCTGGGCAGTGCTCCCACCCACGTCCCCTACCGGGATCTGACCGCGTCGCGGCTGGCCGAAGCTCTGCGGCACGCGGTGGACGATCCGGCCTATCGGATCCGCTCCCGCGGCATCGCCGACCGCCTGAAAGCCGAGGACGGAGCCGCCCGGGTCCTGACGGCACTGCACGACGTCGAGGCGTGA
- a CDS encoding dirigent protein has translation MGFAGRPFIFLAVAVLGSSAGLALVGPASADGVPRKTAATAATHPDDGSSARNRTIRVEARLQVGEEIDLGATGRSVGDQFVFSGNLVSTEGPGERLVGRVGGFCVLTRLERNAGQCVSTAVLPEGQITVQGEQTGIPVPSPVLNAITGGTGEFRRAHGQVMQRVLTPATWQLTFDVSDVQPRRTRDGRGPSEAPMPTPSFFPGK, from the coding sequence ATGGGCTTCGCTGGCCGGCCCTTCATATTCCTCGCCGTCGCGGTTCTCGGCTCCTCCGCCGGGCTCGCTCTCGTCGGACCCGCGTCGGCCGACGGGGTTCCCCGGAAGACAGCCGCGACTGCGGCGACCCACCCCGACGACGGCTCCTCCGCGAGGAACCGCACCATCCGCGTAGAGGCCCGGCTGCAGGTCGGCGAAGAAATCGACCTGGGGGCGACGGGCCGCAGCGTCGGCGACCAGTTCGTCTTCAGCGGGAATCTGGTGTCGACCGAGGGACCCGGGGAACGCCTCGTCGGACGCGTCGGCGGGTTCTGCGTCCTCACCCGCCTCGAACGCAACGCGGGACAGTGCGTGTCGACCGCGGTGCTGCCGGAGGGGCAGATCACCGTCCAGGGCGAGCAAACCGGAATTCCGGTACCGAGCCCGGTCCTCAACGCGATCACCGGAGGCACCGGGGAGTTCCGCAGGGCGCACGGCCAGGTGATGCAGCGGGTGTTGACGCCGGCGACCTGGCAACTCACGTTCGATGTCTCCGACGTGCAGCCCCGTCGGACCAGGGACGGTCGCGGCCCGTCCGAGGCGCCGATGCCCACACCTTCGTTCTTCCCCGGCAAGTAG
- a CDS encoding oxygenase MpaB family protein, whose amino-acid sequence MTYTDASMDVLRRSGDELADAVVAELFERGEVGKFNTLMRYVSTAGAPLPDGLPDVARAYLQATGVPPAWVDWTEMEKARLFFIDNNVHISTALSFASMPACYVVPHVAKLLSATHGLSYPSKRMAETGQFTVHLMQPDAFEAGSRFLPAAQKVRLLHASIRHHLEREGRWDTDALGTPICQEDMIGGQMFFSLLVLDSLHRLGIHMSAEGAEAYFYAWRVVGALLGVDQEAVPGTLEEARQFLDLYMIRHMGPSDEGAHLTRQLIDLYEEVVPGTFFDPVVSALIRHLIGDTCADWLEVPRTRWDSVVKAVPSLLGVLETIEDRSPLGAWALDRLGHLTTVLELSSLTRGRVMHYAIPEQLKKDFGVTGGVPRTHRWAPPASTIAT is encoded by the coding sequence ATGACCTACACCGATGCCTCCATGGACGTCCTGCGCCGGTCGGGGGACGAACTCGCCGACGCGGTGGTGGCCGAGCTGTTCGAACGGGGGGAGGTGGGCAAGTTCAACACCCTCATGCGGTACGTCTCCACCGCAGGCGCACCCCTGCCCGACGGCCTGCCCGACGTGGCCCGCGCGTACCTGCAGGCCACCGGCGTGCCGCCGGCCTGGGTGGACTGGACCGAGATGGAGAAAGCCCGGTTGTTCTTCATCGACAACAACGTGCACATCTCCACCGCCCTGTCCTTCGCCTCCATGCCCGCCTGCTACGTCGTCCCGCACGTGGCGAAGCTCCTGTCGGCCACCCACGGACTGAGTTACCCCTCCAAACGGATGGCGGAGACCGGGCAGTTCACCGTCCACCTCATGCAGCCCGACGCCTTCGAAGCCGGCAGTCGCTTCCTTCCGGCCGCGCAGAAAGTCCGCCTGCTGCACGCATCGATCCGGCACCACCTCGAGCGGGAGGGGCGTTGGGACACCGACGCCCTGGGCACACCGATCTGCCAGGAAGACATGATCGGCGGGCAGATGTTCTTCTCCCTGCTCGTCCTGGACAGCCTGCACCGCCTCGGCATCCACATGAGCGCCGAAGGGGCGGAGGCCTACTTCTACGCCTGGCGCGTGGTCGGCGCCCTTCTCGGCGTCGACCAGGAGGCCGTCCCCGGGACGCTGGAGGAGGCGCGGCAGTTCCTGGACCTGTACATGATCCGCCACATGGGCCCCTCCGACGAAGGCGCCCATCTGACACGGCAGCTCATCGACCTCTACGAGGAGGTCGTCCCCGGGACCTTCTTCGACCCCGTCGTCTCCGCCCTGATCCGCCACCTGATCGGCGACACCTGCGCCGACTGGCTCGAGGTTCCCCGCACCCGCTGGGACAGCGTGGTCAAGGCCGTCCCGAGCCTGCTCGGCGTCCTGGAGACCATCGAGGACCGCTCGCCGTTGGGAGCTTGGGCGCTGGACCGTCTCGGCCACCTCACCACCGTCCTCGAACTGTCCTCGCTCACTCGTGGCCGCGTCATGCACTACGCCATCCCCGAGCAGCTGAAGAAGGACTTCGGAGTCACCGGCGGCGTGCCCCGCACCCACCGCTGGGCACCGCCCGCATCCACGATCGCCACCTGA
- a CDS encoding polyprenyl synthetase family protein, whose protein sequence is MSERWDPAAFKDRIDTVLTAFLAQEAELLVEIDDALEPVAEQLQAAARHGKRLRAAFCYWGWRAAGQPDSDLLVRAAAAMELVHAAAVVHDDLIDDSPLRHHVPTAHVALRAAVAGRPREARDAARSLAMLVGDHLMACAGQLFATSGLPAAYLARARPMWAELARELIAGECLEILNTGTSPDADVSLKVVRYKTAKYTVEQPLLIGCLLAGATPALRAGLSAYGLPLGEAFQLRDDLLGLFGEPGRTGKASLDDIRGQRPTALLAATWQAALPAQREHLTAVLGRPDLTDEHLHDVRRLMSALHAPEQVEHMIASRAQEAVSRLHTLDIPHPARRALTDLARLATDRHH, encoded by the coding sequence ATGTCTGAGCGCTGGGACCCCGCGGCGTTCAAGGACCGCATCGACACCGTGCTGACCGCGTTCCTCGCGCAGGAAGCCGAACTGCTCGTCGAGATCGATGACGCGCTCGAGCCGGTGGCCGAGCAGCTGCAGGCAGCGGCCCGGCACGGCAAGCGACTGCGTGCGGCGTTCTGCTACTGGGGCTGGCGCGCGGCCGGTCAGCCCGACAGCGACCTCCTCGTACGCGCGGCGGCCGCGATGGAACTGGTCCACGCCGCTGCGGTGGTGCACGACGATCTCATCGACGACAGCCCGCTGCGGCACCACGTGCCCACCGCCCATGTCGCGCTCCGGGCAGCCGTGGCGGGCCGTCCCCGGGAGGCCCGCGACGCGGCCCGCTCCCTGGCCATGCTGGTCGGGGACCACCTGATGGCATGTGCGGGGCAGCTGTTCGCCACCAGCGGCCTGCCCGCCGCCTACCTCGCACGGGCGCGGCCGATGTGGGCCGAGCTCGCCCGCGAGCTGATCGCAGGTGAGTGCCTGGAAATCCTGAACACCGGCACCAGCCCGGACGCGGACGTGTCGCTGAAGGTGGTGCGCTACAAGACCGCGAAGTACACCGTCGAGCAGCCGCTGCTCATCGGCTGCCTGCTCGCCGGAGCCACCCCCGCGCTACGGGCCGGCCTTTCCGCCTACGGGCTCCCGCTCGGGGAGGCGTTCCAGCTCCGTGACGACCTGCTGGGCCTGTTCGGCGAGCCCGGCCGCACGGGCAAGGCGAGCCTGGACGACATCCGCGGACAGCGGCCCACCGCCCTGCTCGCCGCTACCTGGCAGGCCGCGCTGCCCGCCCAACGCGAGCACCTCACCGCGGTATTGGGACGCCCGGACCTCACCGACGAGCACCTGCACGACGTGCGCCGGCTGATGAGCGCACTCCACGCCCCCGAACAGGTGGAGCACATGATCGCCTCCCGGGCGCAGGAAGCGGTGAGCCGGCTGCACACGCTCGACATCCCCCACCCCGCCCGGCGCGCCCTGACCGATCTCGCCCGCCTCGCAACCGACCGCCACCACTGA
- a CDS encoding polyprenyl synthetase: MTSAHGNRGWDDQAVLLVAGLADLAVTTVGSAVGALQGLVRRSDGAEIVAGVQQDLMARGRIALDRCAAAPAAHLETLARHARARRTVHGGDV; the protein is encoded by the coding sequence ATGACGTCTGCGCACGGCAACCGGGGTTGGGACGATCAGGCGGTACTGCTGGTGGCGGGGCTGGCGGATCTGGCCGTCACCACCGTCGGCTCGGCCGTGGGGGCCCTGCAGGGGCTGGTACGCCGCTCCGACGGTGCCGAGATCGTGGCCGGTGTTCAGCAGGATCTCATGGCCCGCGGGCGCATCGCCCTGGACCGTTGCGCTGCCGCGCCCGCTGCCCACCTCGAGACGCTGGCCCGGCACGCAAGGGCCCGGCGGACGGTTCACGGCGGCGATGTCTGA
- a CDS encoding S1 family peptidase — MRPLRSEGPLRTVVRAVVVLALLLGWSAAIGPAAYSGQRAGHQAAVAVRGGDTLYGAGTRCTVGFNARSGSTSYALVSGRCAQGASTWYADPALTVGVGVTVGVSFPGNDYASVRYTATAVTYPGEVSLGAGAGTRDITGAANPVVGQSVCHVGRTTGYRCGTVQAVNVTVNYGGGTVYGLFRSTVCSEPGDTGGPAFSGGTALGIIVGSSGNCASGGFTYYQPVAEWLSAYGLSVY, encoded by the coding sequence ATGAGGCCCCTGCGTTCCGAAGGACCCCTCCGAACCGTCGTCCGGGCCGTCGTCGTACTGGCGCTGCTCCTCGGCTGGTCCGCCGCCATCGGGCCGGCCGCGTACTCCGGCCAGCGCGCGGGGCACCAGGCGGCCGTCGCGGTGCGCGGGGGCGACACCCTCTACGGCGCCGGCACCCGCTGCACCGTGGGCTTCAACGCCCGCTCCGGCTCCACGTCGTACGCGCTCGTCTCGGGCCGGTGCGCCCAGGGGGCCAGTACCTGGTACGCCGACCCCGCCCTGACCGTGGGCGTCGGCGTCACGGTGGGCGTCAGTTTCCCGGGCAACGACTACGCGAGTGTTCGGTACACCGCTACGGCGGTCACCTACCCGGGCGAGGTCTCGCTGGGCGCCGGCGCCGGTACCCGCGACATCACCGGCGCGGCGAATCCCGTCGTCGGGCAGTCGGTCTGCCACGTCGGGCGGACCACCGGATACCGCTGCGGGACCGTCCAGGCCGTGAACGTCACCGTCAACTACGGCGGGGGAACCGTGTACGGGCTGTTCCGGTCCACCGTCTGCTCCGAGCCCGGAGACACCGGCGGTCCGGCTTTCTCGGGCGGCACGGCTCTCGGCATCATCGTCGGCAGCAGCGGGAACTGCGCCTCGGGAGGCTTCACCTACTACCAGCCGGTGGCCGAGTGGCTGTCGGCGTACGGCCTGAGCGTCTACTGA
- a CDS encoding TetR/AcrR family transcriptional regulator: MTDHLSRTVRSDAHDNRVRILDAARAVFGEEGLSAPVREVARHAGVGTATLYRHFPTKQALIVETFAEQRRACRAVVGDALADPDPWHGFRSLVERMCELHAHGRGFAEAFMTAFPEAVDFPAERERTLRAVAALARRAQETGRLRPGFVVEDLVLMLTAHRGFQDTPRAARVTASRRFAAYVIEAFRAAPETGVPAPLPPAPHLPLTHPPSTP, from the coding sequence ATGACCGACCATCTGTCTCGGACCGTGCGCTCCGACGCCCACGACAACCGGGTCCGCATCCTGGACGCCGCCCGCGCGGTGTTCGGCGAGGAGGGCCTGAGCGCGCCCGTGCGCGAGGTCGCCCGGCACGCGGGCGTCGGCACCGCCACGCTGTACCGGCACTTCCCGACCAAGCAGGCACTGATCGTGGAGACCTTCGCCGAGCAGCGGCGGGCCTGCCGTGCCGTCGTCGGCGACGCCCTCGCCGACCCGGACCCGTGGCACGGATTCCGGAGCCTGGTCGAGCGGATGTGTGAACTGCACGCGCACGGCCGGGGATTCGCCGAGGCCTTCATGACGGCCTTCCCCGAGGCCGTGGACTTCCCCGCCGAACGGGAGCGGACCCTGCGCGCGGTCGCCGCACTGGCCCGCCGTGCCCAGGAGACCGGCCGGCTGCGCCCCGGTTTCGTCGTCGAGGACCTGGTCCTCATGCTCACGGCCCACCGGGGCTTCCAGGACACGCCGCGTGCCGCCCGGGTCACGGCCTCCCGCCGCTTCGCCGCCTACGTGATCGAGGCGTTCCGCGCCGCACCGGAGACGGGAGTGCCCGCGCCGCTGCCGCCGGCACCACACCTGCCGCTCACGCACCCGCCCAGCACGCCGTGA
- a CDS encoding zinc-dependent alcohol dehydrogenase family protein produces the protein MKAVVIRAFGDPEGLETVDVPTPVPAPGQVRVATEAIGVGGVDAVIRRGALAAYGFREGHLLGSEVAGRVAEVGEGVDASWIGRRVWASTGLSGGYAEQAVAAVEDVLALPDDLTTADAVTLGGSGVVAHFALERARFTPGETVLVRGAAGSIGITAVQLAAGRGASAVAVTTSSVERGARLRDLGATHVLDRTGEGGPDTPAGFDVVIDVVGGPRLPRFLDRLNPNGRYVAVGVVGGQPPADFGMRLVDAFRRSLSFAAFSSDTVPGPDRQAVRASQFADAAHGDLRTVVHEVLPLDQAVRAHRAMDAGKVFGRVVLVP, from the coding sequence ATGAAAGCCGTCGTGATCAGGGCGTTCGGTGACCCCGAGGGCCTGGAGACCGTCGATGTGCCCACGCCCGTTCCCGCCCCGGGGCAGGTGCGGGTCGCCACGGAGGCGATCGGGGTGGGCGGCGTGGACGCCGTGATCCGCCGGGGAGCGCTCGCCGCCTACGGCTTCCGGGAGGGCCATCTCCTCGGCAGCGAGGTCGCGGGAAGGGTCGCCGAGGTGGGAGAGGGCGTGGACGCCTCGTGGATCGGGCGGCGGGTGTGGGCGTCCACCGGCCTGTCCGGCGGATACGCCGAGCAGGCCGTCGCCGCGGTCGAGGACGTCCTCGCGCTGCCCGACGACCTGACCACCGCCGACGCGGTGACCCTCGGCGGCTCCGGCGTGGTCGCCCACTTCGCCCTGGAGCGGGCCCGCTTCACGCCCGGGGAGACGGTGCTCGTGCGCGGTGCGGCGGGCAGCATCGGGATCACGGCGGTCCAGCTCGCGGCCGGGCGCGGCGCGAGCGCGGTGGCGGTCACCACCTCCTCGGTGGAACGCGGCGCCCGCCTGCGGGACCTGGGCGCGACCCATGTCCTCGACCGCACCGGCGAGGGCGGACCGGACACACCGGCGGGCTTCGACGTGGTGATCGATGTCGTGGGCGGGCCCCGGCTTCCCCGTTTCCTGGACAGGCTGAACCCCAACGGGCGGTATGTGGCCGTCGGTGTGGTCGGCGGGCAGCCGCCGGCGGACTTCGGCATGCGGCTTGTGGACGCCTTCCGCAGGTCGTTGTCGTTCGCCGCTTTCAGTTCCGACACCGTGCCCGGCCCCGACCGGCAGGCCGTGCGGGCGTCCCAGTTCGCCGATGCCGCGCACGGGGACCTGCGCACGGTCGTGCACGAGGTGCTGCCCCTGGACCAGGCGGTGCGGGCCCACCGCGCGATGGACGCGGGGAAGGTGTTCGGCAGGGTGGTGCTGGTGCCCTGA
- a CDS encoding GAF domain-containing protein produces MSEAAEMTTKWLRQWITAHGGVAGTVHARQGDEMRLTAAVNIPPQVVEIVRVVPKGKGMAGLAFERNAPVSTCNLKTDTSGDVRPGAKAVNAGAAVAIPVHDAAGRIRGVVGIAYQGERPMDDGELALLTSEAEALPSA; encoded by the coding sequence ATGAGCGAGGCAGCAGAGATGACCACGAAGTGGCTCCGGCAGTGGATCACGGCCCACGGCGGCGTCGCCGGGACCGTCCATGCGCGGCAGGGGGACGAGATGAGGCTGACGGCCGCCGTGAACATCCCCCCGCAGGTCGTGGAGATCGTGCGTGTCGTGCCGAAGGGCAAGGGGATGGCGGGGCTGGCCTTCGAGCGGAACGCGCCGGTGTCCACGTGCAACCTGAAGACCGACACGTCGGGTGATGTGCGGCCGGGTGCCAAGGCGGTGAACGCCGGTGCCGCCGTGGCGATCCCCGTCCATGACGCGGCCGGGCGGATCCGGGGCGTCGTCGGGATCGCCTACCAGGGGGAGCGGCCCATGGACGACGGCGAACTCGCGCTGCTGACGTCGGAGGCGGAGGCGCTGCCGTCGGCGTAG
- a CDS encoding dihydrofolate reductase family protein, which translates to MRSVTYSMSVSLDGYIVGPDGDFNWTAPDEEVFRFWIDEIRQVGVHLLGRRLYETMLYWETADQDPSLDESMLEWTALWKPLPKVVFSTTLSEVQGNARLASGGLAEEIGRLRAEPGEGEIAIGGATLAAEAAASDLIDEYRAVVYPVLVGGGVPFFPRRERRADLELVETRTFSSRFVYLRYRVAR; encoded by the coding sequence ATGCGCAGCGTGACCTATTCGATGAGCGTCTCACTCGACGGCTACATCGTCGGCCCGGACGGCGACTTCAACTGGACGGCGCCCGACGAGGAGGTCTTCCGCTTCTGGATCGACGAGATCCGGCAGGTCGGCGTCCACCTGTTGGGGCGAAGGCTGTACGAGACGATGCTGTACTGGGAGACCGCCGACCAGGATCCGTCGCTCGACGAGTCGATGCTCGAGTGGACCGCGCTCTGGAAGCCGCTCCCCAAGGTGGTGTTCTCCACCACGCTGTCGGAGGTGCAGGGCAACGCCCGACTGGCCTCCGGCGGCCTGGCGGAGGAGATCGGGCGGTTGCGGGCCGAGCCGGGGGAGGGCGAGATCGCGATCGGGGGCGCGACCCTCGCCGCCGAGGCGGCCGCGTCGGACCTGATCGACGAGTACCGGGCCGTGGTCTACCCGGTGCTGGTCGGCGGAGGCGTTCCGTTCTTCCCCCGGCGCGAGCGCCGAGCGGATCTCGAACTCGTCGAGACCCGCACCTTCAGCTCGAGGTTCGTCTACCTCCGCTACCGCGTGGCGCGCTAG